The following proteins are co-located in the Ensifer sp. WSM1721 genome:
- a CDS encoding ABC transporter permease → MSVETVESTAGPTPKRGISILFGLTLLGLLLFLWLLLGLSTNSFWTPNNISNLLRQGAMTAILAVGQTFVIITAGIDLSVGAVVGFTSVIVAWLLAAGVPLWLALIATLAIGVLIGAFHAFGIVRMGLPPFIITLATLTSLRGIGLLITNGSTISITNEAFTNFSRADFLGVPSLFWMVIVIAVPAYVFLHLSRFGRYLFAVGSNSEAARLSGVNVNRTIYLAYILSSTCAAFVGLLLASRIGIGNATQAEGWELQAIASSVIGGTSLFGAVGSVHGPLLGAFILATINNGANLLNVNSFWQRIITGLLIIVIVYFDQLRRRGSR, encoded by the coding sequence ATGAGTGTGGAAACGGTAGAAAGCACTGCGGGACCGACACCGAAGCGAGGCATTAGCATCCTGTTCGGGCTTACGCTCCTCGGGCTGCTTCTCTTCCTCTGGCTGCTTCTGGGTCTCTCGACCAATAGCTTCTGGACCCCGAACAACATCAGCAACCTCTTGCGGCAGGGGGCGATGACCGCCATCCTTGCTGTCGGCCAGACCTTCGTGATCATCACCGCAGGCATCGATCTCTCGGTCGGTGCAGTCGTCGGATTCACCAGCGTCATCGTCGCTTGGCTGCTTGCCGCCGGCGTGCCGCTCTGGCTCGCGCTCATTGCGACGCTCGCGATCGGCGTGCTGATCGGTGCCTTTCATGCCTTCGGCATCGTGCGCATGGGGCTGCCGCCCTTCATCATCACGCTCGCGACGCTGACATCCTTGCGCGGCATCGGCCTCCTGATCACCAACGGCTCGACCATCTCGATCACCAACGAGGCCTTTACCAATTTCTCGCGCGCCGATTTCCTCGGGGTCCCGAGCCTCTTTTGGATGGTGATCGTGATTGCGGTTCCCGCCTATGTCTTCTTGCATCTAAGTCGTTTTGGGCGCTATCTCTTCGCAGTCGGCTCCAACAGCGAGGCGGCCCGCCTTTCCGGCGTCAACGTCAACCGCACGATCTATCTCGCCTATATTCTGTCCTCGACCTGCGCCGCCTTTGTCGGGCTGCTGCTCGCCTCGCGCATCGGCATCGGCAACGCCACGCAGGCCGAAGGCTGGGAGCTGCAGGCGATCGCCTCGTCGGTCATCGGCGGCACGAGCCTCTTCGGCGCCGTCGGCTCAGTCCACGGGCCGCTCCTCGGCGCTTTCATCCTCGCGACGATCAACAACGGCGCCAACCTCTTGAACGTCAATTCGTTCTGGCAACGTATCATCACCGGCCTGCTGATCATCGTCATCGTCTATTTCGACCAACTCCGCCGGCGCGGATCGCGTTGA
- a CDS encoding zinc-binding alcohol dehydrogenase family protein, which yields MKTVVCPEPGRLEIVSRKRPEAPASGWVRLAVSRVGICGTDYHIFEGKHPFLEYPRVMGHEISATVIEGGPGTRLAPGTLVVINPYLSCGTCVACRNGKPNCCTAIRVLGVHTDGAFCEEIVMPEQNLYPAGSLSPEAAATVEFLAIGAHAVRRSRVVRGARSLVIGAGPIGLGTAIFSRIAGHEVRLLDTSAERLAFGTDALGFAPGILADGEAAEAIARATDGEGFDVVFDATGNAASMERSFAHVAHGGTLVFVSVVKDAIRFSDPEFHKREMTLVASRNATREDFDHVIASIAEGLVPVEALVTHRTTLEGAVRDLPRWAHDKSGLVKAVITVGSA from the coding sequence ATGAAGACTGTCGTCTGCCCAGAGCCCGGTCGCCTCGAAATCGTCTCCCGCAAAAGGCCGGAGGCGCCGGCGTCGGGCTGGGTCCGGCTCGCCGTAAGCCGGGTCGGCATTTGCGGTACCGACTATCACATCTTCGAGGGCAAGCACCCCTTCCTCGAATATCCCCGCGTCATGGGCCACGAGATCTCGGCGACGGTGATCGAGGGCGGTCCGGGCACCCGGCTCGCGCCGGGCACGCTGGTGGTCATCAATCCCTATCTCTCCTGCGGAACCTGCGTCGCCTGCCGCAACGGCAAGCCCAATTGCTGCACGGCGATCCGGGTTTTGGGCGTTCACACCGACGGGGCGTTCTGCGAGGAGATCGTCATGCCGGAGCAGAACCTCTATCCGGCTGGGAGCCTGTCGCCCGAGGCTGCCGCCACGGTGGAGTTTCTGGCGATCGGCGCCCATGCGGTGCGGCGCTCGAGGGTCGTGAGGGGCGCCCGGTCGCTTGTTATCGGCGCCGGGCCGATCGGGCTCGGAACGGCCATCTTTTCGCGGATCGCCGGCCACGAGGTGAGGCTTCTGGACACAAGCGCCGAGCGCTTGGCCTTCGGCACCGATGCGCTTGGCTTCGCGCCCGGCATTCTTGCCGACGGGGAAGCCGCAGAGGCGATTGCGAGGGCGACGGACGGCGAGGGTTTCGACGTCGTCTTCGACGCCACGGGCAACGCCGCGTCGATGGAGCGCTCCTTCGCCCATGTCGCCCATGGCGGTACGCTGGTGTTCGTAAGCGTCGTCAAGGACGCGATCCGCTTTTCCGATCCGGAGTTTCACAAGCGGGAGATGACGCTTGTCGCCAGCCGCAATGCGACGCGCGAGGATTTCGACCACGTCATCGCATCGATCGCCGAGGGGCTGGTGCCGGTCGAGGCGCTCGTGACGCACAGGACGACGCTCGAAGGGGCCGTGCGCGACCTGCCGCGCTGGGCTCATGACAAGAGCGGGCTCGTCAAGGCTGTCATCACCGTGGGCAGTGCGTGA
- the phaZ gene encoding polyhydroxyalkanoate depolymerase has protein sequence MFYQLYEMNHAMMAPWRTAADAMRLAFSNPMNPVSHTYFGRAAAAGLEVFERATRRYGKPEFGLPETIIDGQPAPVREKIVWRAPFCNLIHFERALPKGRAPDPKVLIVAPMSGHYATLLRGTVEALLPHSDIYITDWIDARMVPLAEGTFDLDDYIDYVIQMLHHLGPDTHVIGVCQPAVPVLAAVSLMEAEGDPLSPSSMTLMGGPIDTRINPTAVNQLAEERPIEWFRDNVIMPVPWPQPGFMRMVYPGFLQLSGFMSMNLDRHLIAHKEFFAHLVKNDGDAADKHRDFYDEYLAVMDLTAEFYLQTVQVVFMQHALPKGEMMHRGKRVDPSAIRKVALLTVEGENDDISGVGQTKAAQTICTNIPEHMRMHYMQPDVGHYGVFNGSRFRREIAPRIVAFHREHGRHQKPVVKQIIKGGKSA, from the coding sequence ATGTTCTACCAGCTTTACGAAATGAACCATGCGATGATGGCTCCGTGGCGCACGGCAGCGGATGCCATGCGGCTCGCCTTCAGCAATCCGATGAACCCGGTTTCCCACACCTATTTCGGCCGCGCCGCGGCGGCGGGATTGGAAGTCTTCGAGCGGGCTACGCGGCGCTACGGCAAGCCGGAATTCGGGCTTCCCGAAACGATCATCGACGGGCAGCCGGCGCCGGTGCGTGAAAAGATCGTCTGGCGGGCCCCTTTCTGCAACCTCATCCATTTCGAGCGCGCTTTGCCCAAGGGTCGCGCGCCGGACCCGAAGGTCCTGATCGTCGCCCCGATGTCCGGCCACTACGCGACGCTGCTGCGCGGCACGGTCGAGGCGCTGCTGCCGCATTCCGACATCTACATCACCGATTGGATCGATGCCCGCATGGTTCCCCTCGCCGAGGGGACCTTCGATCTCGACGATTATATCGACTACGTCATCCAGATGCTGCACCACCTGGGGCCGGATACGCATGTGATCGGCGTCTGCCAGCCGGCGGTGCCGGTTTTGGCGGCGGTCTCGCTGATGGAGGCGGAGGGCGATCCGCTCTCGCCCTCGTCGATGACGCTGATGGGCGGCCCGATCGACACCCGCATCAATCCGACCGCGGTCAACCAACTCGCGGAGGAGCGGCCGATCGAATGGTTCCGCGACAATGTCATCATGCCGGTGCCATGGCCGCAGCCCGGCTTCATGCGCATGGTCTATCCGGGGTTCCTGCAGCTTTCGGGTTTCATGTCGATGAACCTCGACCGGCACCTGATCGCCCATAAAGAATTCTTCGCCCACCTCGTCAAGAACGACGGCGATGCCGCCGACAAGCATCGCGACTTTTATGACGAGTACCTGGCGGTCATGGACCTGACGGCGGAATTCTACCTTCAGACGGTGCAGGTGGTCTTCATGCAGCATGCCCTGCCGAAGGGCGAGATGATGCATCGCGGCAAGCGCGTCGATCCGTCGGCGATCCGTAAGGTGGCGCTTCTGACCGTCGAGGGCGAGAACGACGACATTTCCGGCGTCGGGCAAACCAAGGCGGCGCAGACGATCTGCACCAACATCCCGGAGCACATGCGCATGCACTACATGCAGCCGGATGTCGGTCATTACGGCGTCTTCAACGGCTCGCGCTTCCGCCGCGAGATCGCGCCGCGCATCGTCGCCTTCCACCGCGAACACGGCCGCCATCAGAAGCCGGTGGTCAAGCAGATCATCAAGGGCGGCAAATCGGCCTGA
- a CDS encoding DUF2852 domain-containing protein: MNQSALIRPDWTPATIALMVLGFIVFWPLGLAMLAYILFGDKLKAFKKDANDGVNRMCAGFRRNHRSHWAHHHRTGNVAFDDWREAELARLDEERRKLDEMREEFDAYVRELRRAKDQEEFDRFMRERKNGRPGPAPGAEAH, from the coding sequence ATGAACCAATCTGCATTGATCCGTCCGGATTGGACGCCTGCGACCATTGCGTTGATGGTGCTCGGCTTCATTGTGTTCTGGCCACTGGGCTTGGCAATGCTCGCCTACATCCTCTTTGGTGACAAGCTGAAGGCTTTCAAGAAGGACGCCAACGACGGAGTGAATCGCATGTGTGCCGGCTTCCGACGCAACCATCGCTCGCACTGGGCCCACCATCATCGCACCGGCAATGTCGCCTTCGACGACTGGCGCGAAGCGGAACTTGCCCGCCTCGACGAAGAGCGTCGCAAGCTCGACGAGATGCGCGAGGAATTCGACGCCTATGTGCGTGAGCTCCGCCGCGCCAAGGACCAGGAGGAATTCGACCGCTTCATGCGCGAGCGCAAGAACGGCCGTCCCGGCCCGGCGCCCGGCGCCGAAGCGCACTGA
- a CDS encoding M48 family metallopeptidase, whose protein sequence is MFPSLKRSRGSGTLLDVRRDIEVAGKVLPLTIRQNARATRMTLRIEPGGRALRLTIPTGLPDREVNAFLTRHQGWLMTKLARFSGESELEHGGTILIRGVAHRIERTGRLRGLTEAVVVDDEAVLRVGGAEEHLRRRIADYLKREARGELERLVAVYAGRIGRRARSLSLKDTRSRWGSCSAEGDLSFSWRIAMAPPKVIAYLAAHEVAHLQEMNHGPDFWTLCERLCPGTKDAKHWLKRNGTMLHAIDFG, encoded by the coding sequence ATGTTTCCTTCTCTCAAGCGGAGCCGTGGCAGTGGAACGCTTCTCGATGTCAGGCGTGACATCGAGGTTGCCGGCAAGGTCCTTCCCCTGACCATTCGGCAGAACGCGCGTGCGACCCGGATGACGCTGCGCATCGAGCCCGGCGGGCGGGCGCTGAGGCTCACCATACCGACGGGCCTCCCGGACCGCGAAGTCAACGCATTCCTCACCCGCCATCAAGGCTGGCTGATGACGAAGCTCGCGCGCTTCTCGGGCGAGAGTGAGCTCGAGCACGGCGGAACCATCCTCATCCGCGGTGTTGCCCATCGCATCGAGAGGACCGGTCGGCTTCGCGGGCTGACGGAAGCCGTTGTGGTCGACGACGAGGCGGTCTTGAGGGTCGGCGGCGCGGAGGAGCATCTGCGCCGGCGCATCGCCGACTATCTGAAGAGAGAGGCGCGAGGCGAGCTCGAACGCCTTGTCGCCGTCTATGCCGGCAGGATCGGACGCCGGGCGCGCTCGCTCAGCCTCAAGGATACTCGCAGCCGCTGGGGCTCCTGTTCCGCCGAAGGGGACCTGAGTTTCTCCTGGCGGATCGCCATGGCACCGCCGAAGGTGATTGCCTACCTCGCGGCGCACGAGGTCGCCCATCTTCAGGAGATGAACCATGGGCCGGATTTCTGGACGCTCTGCGAGAGGCTGTGCCCGGGTACCAAGGACGCCAAGCACTGGCTCAAGCGCAACGGCACCATGCTGCACGCAATCGATTTCGGCTAG
- a CDS encoding YqaE/Pmp3 family membrane protein — protein MRLLIALVLPWLQFFTIGRPFAGIICLILQITLIGWIPAAIWSVYALSQYKTDQKIKAALDGRYRA, from the coding sequence ATGCGTTTGCTGATCGCCCTTGTCCTGCCTTGGCTGCAATTCTTCACCATCGGCCGGCCCTTTGCCGGAATCATCTGCCTTATTCTCCAGATCACGCTTATCGGCTGGATTCCTGCCGCCATCTGGTCTGTCTATGCGTTGAGCCAGTACAAGACCGACCAGAAGATAAAGGCTGCGCTTGACGGGCGCTATCGCGCCTAG
- a CDS encoding phosphoribosylanthranilate isomerase, whose product MKTEVKICGLKAAEAVEHAVSLGASHIGFIFFPKSPRNVEPDDAGRLAERVRGRAKVVAVTVDADSDDLDEIVSALNPDILQLHGSESPERVLSIKALYGLPVMKALSIREAGDLDRIDPYVGVADRFLLDAKPPAGSELPGGNGVSFDWRLLDALDGGVDYMLSGGLNADNIGKALALTGARAVDISSGVESAPGVKDVKLMDAFFEAVRRAEVERPRSGSKT is encoded by the coding sequence ATGAAAACCGAAGTGAAGATTTGTGGATTGAAGGCGGCCGAGGCCGTGGAGCACGCCGTGTCGCTCGGTGCTTCCCATATCGGCTTCATTTTCTTTCCCAAGAGCCCCCGCAACGTCGAGCCGGATGATGCCGGCCGCCTCGCCGAACGTGTTCGCGGCCGGGCGAAGGTCGTCGCCGTCACGGTCGACGCGGATAGCGACGATCTCGACGAGATCGTTTCGGCCCTCAATCCCGATATCTTGCAGCTTCACGGTTCCGAAAGCCCGGAGCGGGTGCTTTCGATCAAGGCGCTTTATGGCCTTCCGGTCATGAAGGCGCTGTCGATCCGCGAAGCCGGCGATCTCGACCGGATCGATCCCTATGTCGGCGTCGCCGACCGCTTTCTCTTGGATGCGAAGCCGCCGGCCGGCTCAGAACTGCCGGGCGGCAACGGTGTCTCCTTCGACTGGAGGCTGCTCGATGCGCTTGACGGCGGCGTCGATTACATGCTTTCCGGTGGGCTGAATGCAGACAATATCGGCAAGGCACTTGCGCTGACCGGCGCGCGTGCCGTCGATATATCCTCCGGAGTCGAGAGCGCGCCGGGTGTCAAGGATGTGAAACTCATGGACGCGTTTTTCGAGGCGGTTCGCCGGGCGGAAGTCGAGCGGCCACGATCAGGGAGCAAGACGTGA
- the trpB gene encoding tryptophan synthase subunit beta, translated as MNQSPKLNSFRSGPDEDGRFGIFGGRFVAETLMPLILDLQDEWSKAKNDPAFKAELEKLGAHYIGRPSPLYFAERLTAELGGAKIYFKREELNHTGSHKINNCIGQILLAKRMGKTRIIAETGAGQHGVASATVAARFGLPCVVYMGATDVERQAPNVFRMKLLGAEVKPVTAGNGTLKDAMNEALRDWVTNVESTYYLIGTAAGPHPYPEMVRDFQAVIGEEAKQQILEAEGRLPDLVIAAVGGGSNAIGIFHPFLDDESVRIVGVEAGGKGLDGDEHCASITAGSPGVLHGNRTYLLQDGDGQIKEGHSISAGLDYPGIGPEHAWLNDIGRVEYVPIMDHEALEAFQTLTRLEGIIPALEPSHAIAEVIKRAPKMGKDEIILMNLSGRGDKDIFTVGKILGMGQ; from the coding sequence GTGAATCAGTCGCCTAAACTGAATTCCTTCAGGTCCGGACCCGATGAGGACGGCCGTTTTGGCATATTCGGTGGGCGCTTCGTCGCCGAGACGCTGATGCCGCTGATTCTCGATCTCCAGGACGAATGGAGCAAGGCCAAGAACGATCCCGCCTTCAAGGCGGAGCTCGAAAAGCTCGGCGCTCATTACATCGGTCGGCCGAGCCCGCTCTATTTCGCCGAACGTCTGACGGCCGAACTCGGCGGCGCGAAGATCTATTTCAAGCGCGAGGAGCTCAACCACACCGGCTCGCATAAGATCAACAACTGTATCGGCCAGATCCTGCTTGCCAAACGCATGGGCAAGACTCGCATCATCGCCGAAACCGGCGCCGGCCAGCATGGCGTCGCCTCTGCCACCGTCGCGGCGCGCTTCGGCCTGCCCTGCGTCGTCTATATGGGCGCGACCGACGTCGAACGGCAGGCGCCGAACGTCTTCCGCATGAAGCTCTTGGGCGCCGAGGTGAAGCCGGTGACCGCCGGCAACGGCACGCTCAAGGACGCCATGAACGAGGCGCTGCGCGATTGGGTAACGAATGTCGAGAGCACCTATTATTTGATCGGCACGGCCGCCGGTCCGCATCCCTATCCGGAAATGGTGCGTGACTTCCAGGCGGTCATCGGTGAGGAGGCCAAGCAGCAGATCCTCGAGGCCGAGGGCCGGCTTCCCGACCTCGTCATTGCGGCCGTCGGCGGCGGCTCCAACGCGATCGGCATTTTTCATCCGTTCCTCGATGATGAAAGCGTCAGGATCGTCGGCGTCGAAGCGGGCGGAAAGGGCCTTGATGGCGACGAGCATTGCGCCTCGATCACCGCCGGCTCGCCGGGCGTGCTGCATGGCAACCGCACCTATCTGCTTCAGGACGGCGACGGCCAGATCAAGGAAGGCCACTCTATATCGGCGGGGCTCGATTATCCGGGCATCGGTCCGGAACATGCCTGGCTCAACGATATAGGCCGGGTCGAATATGTGCCGATCATGGACCACGAGGCGCTCGAAGCCTTCCAGACGCTGACGCGGCTCGAAGGCATCATTCCGGCGCTCGAGCCGTCGCATGCGATTGCCGAGGTCATCAAGCGCGCGCCGAAAATGGGCAAGGACGAGATCATCCTGATGAATCTCTCCGGTCGCGGCGACAAGGACATTTTCACCGTCGGCAAAATTCTGGGTATGGGGCAATAA
- the trpA gene encoding tryptophan synthase subunit alpha, giving the protein MTARMEQRFADVAAEGRPVLVTYFMGGDPDFDTSLAIMKALPKAGADVIELGVPFSDPMADGPAIQLAGQRALKGGQTLAKTLELARLFREGDKRTPIVLMGYYNPIYIYGVDRFLDDALKAGVDGLIVVDLPPEMDDELCIPALAKGISFIRLATPTTDDRRLPKVLENTSGFVYYVSMNGITGSALPDPSLIAGAVARIKAHTRLPVCVGFGVKTADHARVIGASADGVVVGTAIVNQIASSLTEEGGTTDATVPGVEALVRGLAAGVRASRLAAAE; this is encoded by the coding sequence ATGACCGCACGCATGGAGCAAAGGTTCGCTGACGTCGCGGCGGAAGGTCGGCCGGTGCTCGTCACCTATTTCATGGGCGGCGACCCGGATTTCGACACGTCGCTCGCGATCATGAAGGCACTGCCGAAGGCCGGCGCCGACGTCATCGAACTCGGCGTGCCCTTCTCCGATCCCATGGCCGATGGCCCGGCGATCCAGCTCGCCGGCCAGCGGGCGCTCAAAGGCGGGCAGACGCTTGCCAAGACGTTGGAGCTCGCCCGGCTCTTCCGGGAGGGGGACAAGCGCACCCCGATCGTGCTGATGGGCTACTACAATCCGATCTATATCTATGGTGTCGACCGCTTCCTCGATGACGCGCTGAAGGCCGGCGTCGACGGCCTGATCGTCGTCGACCTGCCGCCGGAAATGGACGACGAGCTCTGCATCCCGGCTCTCGCGAAGGGCATCAGCTTCATCCGCCTGGCGACGCCGACGACGGACGACCGTCGTCTGCCCAAAGTTCTCGAAAACACCTCCGGCTTTGTGTATTACGTCTCCATGAACGGCATCACCGGCTCGGCGCTGCCGGATCCGTCGCTGATCGCCGGCGCGGTCGCTCGCATCAAGGCGCATACGCGGCTGCCCGTCTGCGTCGGTTTCGGGGTGAAGACGGCCGACCATGCACGCGTCATCGGCGCATCGGCGGATGGCGTCGTGGTCGGAACGGCGATCGTCAACCAGATCGCGTCGAGCCTGACGGAGGAGGGCGGCACGACTGATGCGACGGTTCCGGGTGTCGAGGCGCTCGTCAGAGGGCTGGCGGCTGGCGTGCGGGCCTCACGGCTCGCGGCAGCCGAATAA
- the accD gene encoding acetyl-CoA carboxylase, carboxyltransferase subunit beta — protein MNWITNYVRPKINSMLGRREVPENLWIKCPETGEMVFHRDLEENKWVIPQSGFHMKMPAKARLKDLFDGGIYETLPQPKVAQDPLKFRDSKKYVDRLRDSRAKTELEDTIVAGLGLVQGVKLVAVVHEFNFIGGSLGMAAGEAIVKAFERAIAEKCPLVIFPASGGARMQEGILSLMQLPRTTVAVNMLKEAGLPYIVVLTNPTTGGVTASYAMLGDIHIAEPGAEIGFAGKRVIEQTLREKLPEGFQTSEYLLEHGMVDMVVKRHDIPATIARVLQILMKKPAEAAKREAGSDVATLPLAARA, from the coding sequence GTGAACTGGATCACAAACTACGTTCGGCCGAAGATCAATTCGATGCTGGGCCGCAGGGAAGTTCCGGAGAATCTCTGGATCAAGTGCCCTGAAACCGGCGAGATGGTATTCCACCGCGATCTCGAAGAGAACAAGTGGGTCATCCCGCAATCCGGCTTCCATATGAAGATGCCGGCGAAGGCGCGGCTGAAGGACCTCTTCGACGGCGGAATCTACGAGACCCTGCCGCAGCCGAAGGTGGCGCAGGACCCGCTCAAGTTCCGCGATTCGAAGAAATATGTCGACCGTTTGCGCGACAGCCGCGCCAAGACCGAACTCGAGGACACGATCGTCGCGGGCCTCGGCCTCGTACAGGGCGTGAAACTCGTGGCCGTCGTCCATGAGTTCAACTTCATCGGTGGGTCGCTCGGTATGGCGGCGGGCGAGGCGATCGTAAAGGCCTTCGAACGGGCGATCGCCGAGAAGTGCCCGCTGGTGATTTTCCCGGCTTCGGGCGGTGCCCGCATGCAGGAAGGCATCCTGTCGCTGATGCAGCTTCCGCGTACCACGGTCGCCGTGAACATGCTGAAGGAGGCCGGCCTTCCTTATATCGTCGTGCTCACCAACCCGACGACCGGCGGGGTCACCGCATCCTATGCGATGCTCGGCGACATCCACATCGCCGAACCCGGCGCAGAGATCGGCTTTGCCGGCAAACGGGTGATCGAGCAGACCCTGCGCGAAAAGCTCCCTGAAGGCTTCCAGACCTCGGAATATCTTCTGGAGCATGGCATGGTCGACATGGTGGTCAAGCGCCATGACATACCGGCGACGATCGCCCGCGTGCTGCAGATTCTGATGAAGAAGCCGGCAGAGGCGGCGAAGCGCGAAGCCGGCTCCGACGTCGCCACATTGCCGCTGGCGGCACGAGCCTAA
- a CDS encoding folylpolyglutamate synthase/dihydrofolate synthase family protein yields MTAAQVSEAAQEIEKLLALHPKGFDLSLDRITRLLAALGNPEQRLPPVIHVAGTNGKGSVTAFCRAILEAQGLSVHVHTSPHLVNWHERYRLGVKGGKGTLVSDGVLADAVRRVAEANGGQKITVFEILTAVTFLLFAEHPADVAIIEVGLGGRYDATNVIARPACSVIMPISLDHQAYLGDRVELIAAEKAGIMKRGCPVVIGHQDDDGVREVLVATAERLGCPISVYGQDFMAHEEFGRLIFQDENGLADLPLPRLPGRHQYANAAAAIRAVRAAGFDVSETAIEKGLAGVDWPGRLQRLAGGRLSHHGPQNAEIWIDGGHNPGAGQVIAEAMATFEEREPRPLFLIIGMINTKDPVGYFKAFLDLAEQVFTVPIRGSDAGLDPVALAADAAFAGLESNAASSVAEALGQIAELTEEDPVPPRILIGGSLYLVGDVLAENGTPPR; encoded by the coding sequence ATGACGGCGGCGCAGGTTAGCGAAGCGGCGCAGGAGATCGAGAAGCTTCTCGCCCTGCACCCCAAGGGGTTCGACCTTTCGCTCGACAGGATCACCCGCCTTCTGGCGGCGCTCGGCAATCCCGAGCAGCGTCTGCCACCGGTGATCCACGTTGCGGGCACCAACGGCAAGGGCTCAGTCACGGCCTTTTGCCGGGCGATCCTCGAAGCCCAGGGCCTCAGCGTCCACGTGCATACGTCGCCGCATCTCGTCAATTGGCACGAGCGCTATCGGCTCGGCGTCAAGGGCGGCAAGGGGACGCTCGTCAGCGACGGCGTCCTTGCGGACGCCGTGCGGCGCGTGGCCGAGGCCAACGGCGGTCAGAAGATCACCGTCTTCGAAATCCTGACCGCAGTCACCTTCCTGCTTTTCGCCGAGCATCCGGCGGATGTCGCGATCATCGAAGTCGGTCTCGGTGGCCGCTACGACGCAACGAACGTCATCGCCCGGCCGGCCTGCTCCGTCATCATGCCGATCTCGCTCGATCATCAGGCCTATCTCGGCGACCGTGTCGAATTGATCGCCGCGGAAAAGGCCGGAATCATGAAGCGCGGCTGCCCGGTGGTGATCGGCCATCAGGACGACGACGGCGTGCGCGAGGTTCTGGTCGCGACCGCCGAGCGACTCGGCTGCCCGATATCCGTCTATGGCCAGGATTTCATGGCGCATGAGGAGTTCGGGCGGCTAATCTTTCAGGACGAGAACGGCCTTGCGGATCTGCCGCTGCCGCGCCTGCCGGGCCGGCATCAATATGCCAACGCCGCAGCCGCGATCCGCGCCGTCAGGGCTGCCGGCTTCGATGTTTCGGAGACGGCGATCGAAAAAGGGCTCGCCGGCGTCGACTGGCCGGGGCGGTTGCAGCGTCTTGCCGGCGGCCGGCTATCACATCACGGACCGCAGAACGCCGAGATCTGGATCGACGGCGGGCACAATCCCGGAGCAGGCCAGGTCATCGCCGAAGCCATGGCGACCTTCGAAGAACGCGAGCCGCGGCCGCTGTTCCTGATCATCGGCATGATCAACACCAAGGATCCGGTCGGTTATTTCAAAGCCTTCCTCGATCTCGCCGAGCAGGTCTTCACGGTGCCGATCCGCGGCTCCGATGCGGGGCTCGACCCCGTCGCGCTTGCGGCGGACGCCGCCTTCGCCGGCCTGGAGTCGAATGCTGCCTCGTCGGTCGCGGAGGCACTCGGCCAGATCGCTGAGCTGACTGAAGAGGACCCCGTACCGCCGCGCATCCTGATCGGCGGCTCGCTCTACCTCGTTGGCGACGTGCTCGCGGAGAATGGCACGCCGCCGCGGTAA
- the trxA gene encoding thioredoxin — MATVKVDASNFQKEVLNSAEPVVVDFWAEWCGPCKMIAPSLEEIATELAGKVKVAKLNIDENPELAAQYGVRSIPTLALFKAGEVADIKVGAAPKTALSSWISNAAA, encoded by the coding sequence ATGGCTACTGTAAAAGTCGATGCGTCCAATTTTCAAAAAGAAGTTCTGAACTCCGCCGAACCGGTCGTCGTCGACTTCTGGGCAGAATGGTGCGGCCCGTGCAAAATGATCGCGCCGAGCCTCGAAGAAATCGCCACCGAGCTCGCCGGCAAGGTCAAGGTTGCCAAGCTCAACATCGATGAAAACCCGGAACTCGCCGCCCAATACGGCGTCCGCTCGATCCCGACGCTCGCTCTGTTCAAGGCCGGCGAAGTCGCCGACATCAAGGTCGGTGCCGCTCCGAAGACGGCACTGAGCTCCTGGATTTCGAACGCAGCGGCTTGA